The genomic interval CGCCCCCTTCCGTCGCGTTCTCGTTGGCGTACTCGCTCTCTTCCGGAAAGCCCATGCTGAGCGGATTGTGAATGTCGTTGACCCGCATTTCCTTGGATGTCAAACGGCGAAAGCCGGATCGATCCATGATCGAGCGCCAGATGGCCACGTCCGAACGGAACGTATCGAGACCGTCGACGAATACGCCGGTCGTTCCCAGGTGCAACGACCAGTTGGCTTCCCAGCATTTGAAGTCGCGAATCCAGAACGGCTTGCCAGGTTCTGGCATAGCCTCGGCCGCCTCGCGTGCGAGTGTCTGGTTTTGATTCGGAAAATCCAAGCCGCCGCCAACCGGTCGGGTGACGCCGCGGAGGTTCATGCAGAAGAATTTCATTGTGTGCGCTTCGTTGTCTTCGAAGCGGACGAACGGCAGGATTCGCGTGTCCTGGTTCTTGACCGTCCCGTCAGGCTGGCGAATGGGACGGATGGGATCGTAGCTGGCTGTTTTCTTGCAGTCGAATCGATAACCATATTCGGCGCACTCGACGGCCACGTTTCGCGTGATCTGGTTCTGACAGTTCGACCACCAGAAACCTGCTCCGCGATTCAGATCGAACGGCGCCACCTGATCCTTTTGCGTTTTGCCGGGCAGAACTAACGCCGCGAGGTTGTGGTCGAGTATGTTATTGACTTCGGTGCCGTCTTCCAGGAAGTAGCCGTGGCCTACGCTCTTGAAACCTACGCAGTCCCGGACCACCAGCGAATCCGTGCCATGGATCGTGATCCAACGGTTGTGGCTGTTCCAGATCGAGGCGCCGATCACCGAGCTGCCGCGCATCGTGTCGCCGCACAGATGGAAGTGAATGCTGTAGCGGCCCAACTCGTCGCGCTTGCCGAGGTGGCGAAACTCGGCATACGAGATCGATCCAGCCGAACCGCGGTGGTACATCGTATGCCCGCGCACGCCGTCCGGATCGGCCGATTCGACGACGACATTGCGCGTCAGGTTCGCCACTTCAGCCTGATGCTCGTCGTCGGCGAAGTGAGCATAAGTCAGCGGACTATCGAGAGAGATTGCATACCCGCCGGTGAAATCGCGACTGGCCGATGCGGGTCGAAACGCGCCATTGCCGCGACTTTCACCGTTGCCACGGTTTTCGCTATCGCCTCGACGTCCGCGCTCGCTTCGATCGCCCCCTTTGACGATCGTGCGTAGTTCGGTCTCGGCGCCTGCCAGAAAGTCGGATGATTGGCGATCGCGCTGCCGGTGCGTGCTGGTTACGATAATATTGTCCCCCTCTTTCCAACCTTCGACGCTTTCGGCCAAGGCCAGACTGGTGGCTCCTGGATCCGTTCCGCGCTTCAACTTGACCCAGGTTCGAGGCATCGGCGTGCCGTGCAATTCCATTCGCCCGCCACAGCAGACCAGCGCCGGGCAGGAGACCTTGTCCATGCCTTCGAGATATCGCAAGCGAATCACTGCCGTGAATTCCGCGGGGTGTGGTGCCCCGGGGCGACCGATGAACAGCGCTGGTCGAGAGTTGCCTTCGACCATCTCCTCCATCATGGCGTGGCAATCGAACCCCGCTTCCGATGGTTCTTCACTGGCCGTGATGGTGACCAACCCGGCATCGAGCACCGTGTTCCGATCGCGGGCGAATTCCAATTCGCCGGCAATCTGCACGACGCGAATGGTTTCGCGAGACGCGCTGACGTCATAGGTAACGTGATGCCCAGCGCGAACGACGACAACGTCGCCATTCATCGGCGCGCGGCCGAGATCCCACGTCTCCTTAGCAGACCACACTCCGGATTGTTTCGAGCGGACAACAGGCGGTTCTCCAGCTTCGACCGTCGTGAATGTGGATGCGAGCAAGGCGAAGACGCTCAGCAGGCGGCAGGTCGTTTTAAGTGACATAAGAACTTTGTCTCCAACGGATAAGTCGAATGTGTTGCATTGGAATAGTGTCAGCGTTTCAGATTGATCGGCGGGAGCGTGTTCTCTCCCGCTTGAATGGTGACTTTTAGAATGGGTTTGCCGGGGTTGGCGTGCTTTCCTCGAAAACGGTCTTCGCCCTCGATCTCTTCCCCGTGATCGACGGTGACCTGTGGCCATTTTGCCGTTACTGCGTGTTCTCCCGGTGCGGTGACAGACAAGGAGAAAGTGCCATTGGCGTCGGTCTTCGCGCCCAGCGTGGCGGCTTGTGCGTTTCCGATCTCAGAAAGGTAAACGTAAACGCCG from Pirellulales bacterium carries:
- a CDS encoding G8 domain-containing protein, encoding MSLKTTCRLLSVFALLASTFTTVEAGEPPVVRSKQSGVWSAKETWDLGRAPMNGDVVVVRAGHHVTYDVSASRETIRVVQIAGELEFARDRNTVLDAGLVTITASEEPSEAGFDCHAMMEEMVEGNSRPALFIGRPGAPHPAEFTAVIRLRYLEGMDKVSCPALVCCGGRMELHGTPMPRTWVKLKRGTDPGATSLALAESVEGWKEGDNIIVTSTHRQRDRQSSDFLAGAETELRTIVKGGDRSERGRRGDSENRGNGESRGNGAFRPASASRDFTGGYAISLDSPLTYAHFADDEHQAEVANLTRNVVVESADPDGVRGHTMYHRGSAGSISYAEFRHLGKRDELGRYSIHFHLCGDTMRGSSVIGASIWNSHNRWITIHGTDSLVVRDCVGFKSVGHGYFLEDGTEVNNILDHNLAALVLPGKTQKDQVAPFDLNRGAGFWWSNCQNQITRNVAVECAEYGYRFDCKKTASYDPIRPIRQPDGTVKNQDTRILPFVRFEDNEAHTMKFFCMNLRGVTRPVGGGLDFPNQNQTLAREAAEAMPEPGKPFWIRDFKCWEANWSLHLGTTGVFVDGLDTFRSDVAIWRSIMDRSGFRRLTSKEMRVNDIHNPLSMGFPEESEYANENATEGGAAGAPRRANRMGGVSSFRDEMPPVTVITSAVRDGNLVQVRGSVADTSDVKRVTVNDRPARSTRGSFAEWEIFLDIPADQPVSLTAVSEDIVGHVEQTPHVITFAPMASPTTQPITSGSTALSQKH
- a CDS encoding carboxypeptidase-like regulatory domain-containing protein, whose translation is MPAIASIKERALMPNYRTVCFLLVASAGMALGCGDQFEAPRSAYNATGVVTVAGVPTAGVYVYLSEIGNAQAATLGAKTDANGTFSLSVTAPGEHAVTAKWPQVTVDHGEEIEGEDRFRGKHANPGKPILKVTIQAGENTLPPINLKR